Genomic DNA from Oncorhynchus mykiss isolate Arlee chromosome 2, USDA_OmykA_1.1, whole genome shotgun sequence:
CACCTACAGTGTAGAAAAACATTGCAATCCTGCACAGCTGTAACTACTAGCTTAACACTATTTTCTCCTTCAGGGAGTCCGAGATCGAGGAGCTCAAGTCCCAGCTGGGCAGGATGAGGGAGGACTGGATCGAGGAGGAGTGCCACCGTGTAGAGGCGCAGCTGGCCCTGAAGGAGGCACGCAAGGAGATCAAGCAGCTCCGGCAGGTTGTGGAGACCATGAAGAGCAGTCTGATGGAGAAGGACAAGGGCATCCAGAAGTACTTTGTCGACATCAACATCCAGAACCGCAAGCTGGAGTGCCTGCTGCACAGCATGGAGATGGCCCAGAGTGGCTCCACGCTGCAAGACGAGCCAACCATGGACTTCATCTGTGGTGACTCCCCTGTCAATGATAAGCAGGGGGAGGTGGGTGACCAGGCGGTGGAGGAGATGGCAGACTGTGGGCTGCTGGTCAACGACAACCTGGCACACATGCTCATGTCCACAGAAGTGGACTCTAGCGGTAAGCTACGCTGCCACCCAGAGGCTGGTCCTGGGGTGTCCACTCTACTCCACAgtctggaggaggagaagatcGCACCACTGCCTCCACCACCCTCCAACACGTTCTGTTGCAGCACACTCCCCTTCCCTGCTCCAGAGGAGAAGGCCGTTCAGACCGAGATGGTATCCTTCCCTCCTGACCTGCACACCCTCCTGCTGCAGCTGCTGAAGTTCCATGGTGGTGCAGTTGGAGATGCTCTCCTTCCAGCTTCTACCAGCCTCCTAGAAATCCCAGCACAGCAGGGCCCAGACTTGGCCCCTATCCCGTCCACCTTAAGCCTGCCTAGCTCCTGCCAGCCCATTCCAGTTCTGCCAGTGAGCCCTTATATGTTAAGTAATTCAGGGTTGTGTTGCTCAGACCCTGAGGTGGTCTCCATGCGCTTCATGGAGGAGCTGGATTTTGAGGTGAGCAGTGAGGAGCCCTGCAAGGCCCTCGGGGTGGCTGTGGTCAACAAAAGCTATTGGAGCAGCAGCTTCCTTGTTGATCTTGTTGCTGTGGCCGTACCAGTGTTGCCCACAGTGGCCTGGCTGTATTCCCGGCATGGCGTGGATGGGGCGGCGCCAGTCTACAACATCGCAGCATTGATCCGGGGCTGTTGCATCATGGGATTGCACTCTCTCCGTCATGTCACTCATCATGGGGCAGATGTGTAACGGTCTACGACCCCTGCGTGCACAGCCCGTCCCCTCCAATTAAAGCACTTCAACATTCGTTAATCAAAGAGTATTTGAATATTTAGTTTTTCTACACTTGTGAATATTAATGCTACAGTTATTACTTTAGGTTCCCACGTGGTTACTTTGCACTGTGTACAGTTGTTGCGGTGAGTTAAGTCTTTGTTTATGGTGAAAGGATtttgttaattgtatttatttttcctctgttctcttGTGTATAATCTGAGTAGGTGGTTATGCATCATTGATGTCCTGGGCTGGCACTAGTTACCCCTACTTAAAGCAGCCATGTTTTTTTTCTGAAAGTATTAGGATTTCTGAGGGTGGGGATGAAATAGAATGTTCGTTTGAACGAGTGTTTGTAGTGGTTTATGTTCCAAAATAATCTTAAACCTGCAGCCAAAGCTTTATTAATGAACGTTCACTCTTTATTTTTCTACCTGGGAGTAGAGCGTACATGTGTAACAAATTGATAGGTGTCAGACCAACGCTTCAAGACAACTCATACTTGTTTGTGCCTGAGCTACTGTGTGTAATACTCATAACATCAAATGTCCTAATATATTTACTATTAAAGCATGATAATCCCATCCATGTCTGATTCCTCTTGGGCGTGTTCTGGTGCCAAGGGTTTAGCAGACTTTAATCCCAAGCATTTTATAGTGAACATACATTCTAAATGGCATATATCCACATCTCTTCTGTTTCATTGTTCTACAACCAATTGAGATGTGTTGTCCTCATGGGTGCCATTTTCAATTGGTGATTTTCAGCTTCTCTTTAAATGCCAACAAGAAGGATATTTGAGTGAGCAAATTAAACAAAATACTTGGATTTACTGTTTAATCTCCGGTTTAGAAGGGGATCCTTAATTGCAAAGCCACATGTCTGAGGCCAGCTCTGAAAACAGCAGAACACAATGTTCTCGGCCCTGAACGCGAGGGCACATGTTTCTGCATCCGCACAACAGCTCTTAACTACGGAACAAGTTCACATTAATTAAACAGAGCTCTGTCTGAGCCTTTGCATATTACGCTGAACCAAAAATAAACACTgtagtgttggtttcatgagctgaaataagatgtttccatgtgcacaaaaagcttatttttgaGCACAAATGTGTTtgcgtccctgttagtgagcatttctcctttgccaaaataattaatccacctgaccggtgtggcatatcaagaagctgattaaacggcatgatcattacgcaggtgcaccttgtgctggggacaaaaggccactcaaATGTGTAATTTTGTCAcatgacatctgtggcattaaaTTTTGAGGGAtcgtgcaattgtcatgctgactgcaagaatgtcaaccagaactgttgccagagaattcaatgttcatttctctaccataagccaccccATAGTtgtggagaatttggcagtatgtccaactggcctcacaaccccaGACCATATGTAACCACGCccgcccaggacctccacatccggcttcttcacctgcgggattgtctcgtcctcaccagggtcttgacctgactgcagttcagtgttgtaactgacttcagtgggcaaatgctcaccttcgatggccactggcacgccggagaagtgtgttcttcacggatgaatcccggtttcaactgtactgggcagatagCAGCGTGCATGGCATCATGTTGGCgttgtgccccatggtggcggtggggttatggtacggcCAGGCATAAGCTGCTGGCAacaaacacaaatgcattttatcgaattcacagagataccgtgatgagaacCTGAAGCCCATTGTGATGCCAATCATCTGCCGCCATAACATGTTTCAGCAAGATAAatcacagccccatgtcacaaggatctgtacacatttcctggaagctgaaaatgtcccagttctcccatggcctgcatactcaccagacatgtcacccgctgagcatgtttggaatgctctggatcgacatgtatgacagtgtgttccagttcctgccaatatccagcaacttcacacagccattgaagaggagtgggacaacattccacaggccataatcaacagcctgatcaactctattcgAAGTAGATGTGTCGTACTGCAtggggcaaatggtggtcacatcagatactgactggttttctgatccatgacCCTACACCCCACaggtatctgtgactaacagatgcatttctgtattcccagtcatgtgaaatccatagaataggGACTAATTCAGttattcaattgactgatttcctaatatgaactgtaactcagtagaatCTTTGAAAGTGTTGCatgtacatttttgttcagtgtttatcAAACAAAAAATGCAATGGCTTTTTCAGGCTGTGTTCAATGTCCCCTGGGCAGTTTACAATGGAAGTGCATTAGACTTGCCAGAGTGGAACTTCAAGATGGTGGTGGTGCAAGATGGTGGTTCTGAGTCCGACAATCTTTGAAGAAAGGTCATGCCACAGATCAGCAGAGACTGTTTACACACACAGACTATGTTTTCACATGTCACGATACATCTATGTTTGTGTGAGGATTAAAGTAAATCTAATCACCTGGCAGACTGATGCATTGAGACTGGAGTTGGAATGAGAAGTCCCATGCGATGCTAAATAACCCATTTCCCCTACTGCCATATGGGGTTGTTCCGTTACATAACCATGATCCTCTGTTCATTAGAGTGCAAGCAGACTGATGAATCATTCCATCTGCTGTAATCTCTCTCTGCAACCAGGCCTGGTAGCAAAGAGAAGGAATaatcaatatggggagggagggtggagtcAAGCTGCATTCGTTACCAGTGGGAATTTACCACATTCGAATGGCCCTCCAACAggtaattactagtggggaaCTCATTTATCATCCTGAGCTCTCATTTCTCTCACCTGCTGACCTCTGACATAAACTACTAAGGGAATTACCTTGATAACAGCATTTTCGGCAGTTAAATGCAATAAAACTTTATTTATAAAATGCTATCTATTAATATGGTTTTTGAACATAATTTGTTTACAGGCATGATAGCCaaacttttagtttatggtttactcagcttgttggccattagccaattAGCATTTCTCAACGAGTTCATAGCATGTGAATGCATTCAACTGTTATTTATGACTTCACAACTGGCAAATTCCCACCTCCCACTTGGTTACGAATGCAGCATTAGCTGAGTTCAGGGCTGTCTCAATTTGTTTTTCTTTGAATCCATGCATCCTATCTCCCTGCATCCTTCTCAATTGTACTGGAGGAGACGGAccaaggtccctcccctctgaccttctccaatgCATTTTGAGGAGGGGAGGCGATCGGatgtgaggaatcaaggaaagatgGATTGAGATAGTGCCAGAGAGAGCTAGTAGTGGTTAACATACCAGCAGGATAAAATATGGATAGTTTACTTAGAATGGCTATTACTGACACAGATGAGACAATTACATTTTTACAATGGAAAAATAATTATAATTCTGCAGGAACCGAGCAGATTATCCCTCAGCGATGTCTACCCCAACTCTTCCCGAAAAACTGATGAGTGAGACATTTAGTTCCCTAAAAGTAGGTCATGATCAGTCTTTGAGTGGTTTGGTCAAGCAGGGGTGTTTTTGAGAGACATTGAAATTGTGATGATGTTGTTACATGTCTGACCTTGGATTTGAAAAGCATTTGAAAGGAATTTGCCTTGCACAAGATTAAAATGCCCTATTAATCTACTTAGAGAACAAGCATATCTAATGACACTGGGCTACAGGCACGTAAAAGGTTTATTCATAATGGGAGTTTTTCCTAATGCAATAAATCATGGGTGGTTCAGAGAAATAATATGGCTTGAGTGAATCTTGGGAGGACATTTTATTCCAATACTAAAAATTCACACAAGTATGAAAAGAGCAAAAGTGATTTAATCTTGAAATTCACTTGCTTCATTGGTTTTGTATCTTTGTTTCTGTCATGACTCTAATATTGGTTAACATTTAGACACAATTGAAAAGGGATCCAGAGATTTACCATAGAATAATAAAGAATGTGCAAAAAAAGAGATCTTTATtgacaaagaaaaacattttCATGTATCCCCATCATGCTGACTTTGATAACAATTGGAAGAAGAATTTGCAAAGAAAGCAAAAGCACAAAGGTCAGCAGTATTTTCATAATTGTCTGTGGCTAACAACCTCTTTCTTCCTGATCCAATGTTCCATGCAATGGGCAATATAATACTATCAATATTCTTTATTATCAATATCATCGATATCAATATTCTCTGCAAAAAATAAATGAATCCCTCATTTACCACAAAGCCCCACCTAAAATAACCATGAAAACACCAATGTTTAAAAGGTATCGTTCACTTAGACATTCAATATAAAAACTACTTTTGCCAGAATCCCCATATTATATACAGGATACCCCACTGATGGTATAAGGAAAACACAAATTTGGAAAAGGTACTATCAATTGTTATTCTAATCCAACAGGTCTGTTTGATTGCAAATGCCTTATGTCAGTTCTACAGCGCCATCTCTGCAAATATGTTTCTATGGCAACTAGACCCTTCTGCTTGACATTCCAGTCTCATACACCAGTTGCTGGGCActcgcacacaacacacacttccTTCACAAAAAGATCCACTTGATTCGACACCGATTGACCATACCAAAATCATATTGATACGTAACAGGTTATTGGTCCAGGCAATGGAAAAGGCTTTAACTTATGAAATATTTTGACTGATTCTGTTATTAACCATCTGCAAATTAAATGAGGAGGGGAGCACAGAGCTTTGCATCTTTTTATTTGCTATGATCACTGATCAAGGATGTGAGTTGGCCATGTCTGATAACCAAACTTTCTCagataacacagagacagagtttGTATGCGTTATGCTACATTGAacgtgtaaaataaaaaaataaaaacacattcaaCATAATAATAAAAGACAAAAGTTGTTAGAGTCGCCGCTTCTATTTTGGTGTATTAAAAAGCAGGGATAAGAACAAACAGGAAAATGTTTTGATTATTCAAGACGTCAAAAATGTTGAGCCTGGCCGATCAGTAACCATAGGATTACCATAGGAATCCACAGCCAACTCTTGAGTAAGGCTCAATTAAATTCCCAAATCCCCTTGACAGTGTCCACACCCTCAGTCTGAAACTCTTCTTTTAAAGCCTTCAATTCAAAAATGTGCAATTCAGCATATTGAAGGCTGTACAGCAAAAGTACATCAGGAATATCAAGCAACGTCAATGAGAGAATGTGTTTTCGAACAACGATGACGAGAAACGTAATTAAAAAGCACAATAACTAAGCCAACAAAGGGATGTATGTAACTGATACACAGTGAGACTTACATTTAATTACACACCTTTGTCCTTCATGTTATAAATAAGACAAATGTCATAGAAATAAGTCTCTTTTGAGACTCCACTTGTACTATAGGTACCAGTATATTTACACATATTCCTGGGAAATACAAATGGACAACTCAAAACTATCTACCTGAACCCAGTGTCATACTTAGCCAGAGTGACATTTGATACCCAGTCTCTGACATAGGGCAT
This window encodes:
- the LOC110489853 gene encoding syntabulin, which encodes MGPFQEYEEKKSSGKESPRSRIPRLILHPFHPNGKGSPLSESPISEEEGKDCDISSDNSKRTISFCSDDTGCPSSQSVSPSKTLSGSDNSPHGSPTPTAECKTKVKRVRLMAEWHAPPPRHKREQRSSTLPRGSEADFSSSSSTGSLKRGESLAHNATGKKISSRSRGAHIRSLPMFKLAGSPSASHDAELYAPYRTVPSSTNSSSNSSPKIPSRMPPGRYHSCGDSHGLRPPNPEQYLTPLQQKEVAIRHLRSKLREAENIVHDRESEIEELKSQLGRMREDWIEEECHRVEAQLALKEARKEIKQLRQVVETMKSSLMEKDKGIQKYFVDINIQNRKLECLLHSMEMAQSGSTLQDEPTMDFICGDSPVNDKQGEVGDQAVEEMADCGLLVNDNLAHMLMSTEVDSSGKLRCHPEAGPGVSTLLHSLEEEKIAPLPPPPSNTFCCSTLPFPAPEEKAVQTEMVSFPPDLHTLLLQLLKFHGGAVGDALLPASTSLLEIPAQQGPDLAPIPSTLSLPSSCQPIPVLPVSPYMLSNSGLCCSDPEVVSMRFMEELDFEVSSEEPCKALGVAVVNKSYWSSSFLVDLVAVAVPVLPTVAWLYSRHGVDGAAPVYNIAALIRGCCIMGLHSLRHVTHHGADV